Below is a window of Candidatus Tumulicola sp. DNA.
CTGTACTCCGGCGCCCGTGCGGACGAGCGCGGCGAGCGAGCCGCTGCGGCGCTGCGGGCGGTCGGATTGGAGAACCGTTTCTCGCACGCTCCGAGTGAATTGTCCGGCGGGCAGCAACAGCGCGTGGCCATCGCGCGCGCATTGGTCAACGAACCGTCGGTGATACTGGCGGACGAGCCGACCGGCAACCTCGACTCGCGCAGCAGCCAGGAGATCTTGCAGATCTTCCGCGACTTGAACCACTCCAAAGGCATCACGATCGTGCTCGTCACGCACGAAGCCGACGTGGCGGCATGGGCCGATCGCATCATCGTCTTCAGCGACGGTAAGATCATCGAAGACCGCCAGGCTCGCTCCGCGGATATCGCGTCGTGAATTTCGCGAGTTTGGCGATCGTCGCGTGGCAGGCGCTTCATCGCAACGCGATGCGCTCGTTCCTCACCATGCTCGGCGTCATCATCGGCGTCGCCGCCGTGATCACGTCCATGGCCATCGGTGCAGGCGCTCGCGCAGCCGTGCAGCAGCAGCTCGCGCGCATCGGCAGCAATCTCATCATCGTCGAGTCGGGAAGCGTCACGACCGGCGGCGTGCGTCTTGGGGCCGGACAGCAGCAGTCGCTCAAGGCCGCGGATGCCGATGCCATCGCCCAAGTCATCCCAGAAGTCAGCGCGGTGGCCCCGCAATCGCAGACCTCGGGCCAGGCTGTGGCCGGCAACCAGAATTGGTATACCTCAGTGATCGGCTCGACGCCCGCGTGGACGACGACCAGCAACTGGACCATGGCGCAGGGCCGCTTCTTCGATCAGTCGGACCTGAACCAAACGGCGAAGGTGGCCGTGCTTGGCCAGACCGTGGCCAACAATCTGTTTCCGAACGGCCATGCTCTCGGCAGCATCGTCATCGTCAAGAACGTGCCGTTCACGGTCATCGGCGTGCTGCAATCAAAGGGCCAGAGCGGTTTTGGCCGGGACCAGGACGATCAGATCGTGGTGCCGCTGACGTCGTTCCAGTTGCGGCTCACCGGCAACAACTGGGTCAGCGAGATCATGATCTCCGCGAATAGTCCGGATGCGGTGGCGTCCATCATCACCTCGACGCAGCGCTTGCTGCGCTTGCGCCATCGCTTGGCTTCTTCTCAGGCCGACGATTTTCAGGTGCGCAATATCTCCAACATCCAACAGGCCGCCACCGCGACCGCGGGCATTCAGTCATTATTGTTGGCGATCGTGGCGACCGTGTCGCTGGTGGTCGGCGGCATCGGCATCATGAACATCATGCTCGTGTCGGTCACGGAGCGCACGCGCGAGATCGGCATTCGCATGGCAGTGGGCGCGAAGCAGCGTGATATCATGTGGCAGTTCCTGGTGGAGGCGGTGACGTTGGCATGCGCCGGCGGCATCATCGGCATCCTCACAGGGCTTGCCGTCTCAGGACTGACGTCGCATTTTGCGGGCTGGTCACTGCTCATCCCGCCGATGGCTATCGTGCTGGCGTTCGGATTCTCCGCGCTGATCGGCATCTCGTTCGGCTTCTATCCCGCGCGCCGAGCCGCGTTGCTCAACCCGATCGAAGCCCTCCGCCACGAATAGAACCAACCCCGAGTGTAGTGCCGGGGCTTTAGCCCCGGTAATTGGAGCATTGCTGTGGAGCAGGACCTTTAGGTCCTGCTGACTCCCCGTGTAGTATCGGACCTTTAGGTCCGGTGCCCGGCGGCGGGATCTAAAGATCCCGCTCCACTCCTTTTTCGGGATCTAAAGATCCCGCTCCACACCTTCCCCGGGGCTAAAGCCCCGGCACTACATAGACTTCCGTCAGTGCACCGCGATGCCGCCCACGCAACCGGAAGTCGTGATATTGGCATCGACGAACTTGACCGGCGCGAGCGTGGAAGTGAACGCTTGCGTTGCGGTCGGCCATTCATACACTCCGAAACCCCCAACCCCGCCGCAGTCGCCGTCGTAAAGATTGCCGGCGCCGTCGAAGGTGAGTTGCGACGGGAAAGCGCTTGCGCCCATCCCGGTGCCGTCGGTCACATCCGGCGTTGCACCGGAGGTCGGACCGGCGATTGCCGCAGCGACGGTCGCAGCGTTCCATCGCACGATGCCGATATTCTCACTGCCGGCGTAAAGGTTCCCCGCGGCGTCGACCGCTATGCCCTCGGGGCGTATCGCTCCATCGAGGGTCACGCGAGAAAGCTGTCCGTTCGTGAAACCGGAGCCTTTGAGAAAGATCGTGATCGCTGCGGTACCGATGGAAACGCCTTCGTTGGCGACGTAGAGGTTGCCGGCGGCATCGAATGCGGCGCCCTCCGGAAAATTGAGGTTATTGGTCAGCGTGATGGCCGGTGTGATGTTCGCATTTCCGGTGAAGGGCCCGACATACTCCTGCATCTTGTTGCCGCTGTTGCCGCAGATCCACATGTTACCGGACGCATCGAACGAGATCCCAAACGCGCCGGTAATGCCGGTGAGCGTCAGGATGAACGCGGCCGAGCTCGTGGACGTGACCGGCGGATTGAAGGCGGACACGGTGTTGGGCGGCGCACCCGCGTTGAAGTTCACAGCGAAAAGCCGCCCCGCGGAATCGGTGGCCACGTTATAGGCTTCCGACAGCCCGGTCCCCGACGAGTTCGACAAGATAGCGAATGGGACATTGCTGCCGGTGACGGGCGCGGTGATAGCTTCGAGAGCCGGCGGCGATGGTGAGCCGCCAAAGTAGACCGTGTAGTAGACCACGTGCGGAGGCAGGCCGAAGGTGGTCGAACCCGTGTTGCAGCCTACCACGCCGACCACCACAGCCGCGATTGCAAAACCGACGAGACCCTTCATTTCAGGCTCCTTGCGGGCTTATGGAAAACTCTGTGCCCCAGGCTTTCGCATTTCCCGAGAGCACGCGCATCGCCCTGGCGTTCGCTGGTCACACGAATCTCAGGAAGGTTGAATTGACACCGGGCCGAAGCTCGCGCTAGAATTGCGCTAAGAATCTGCCGGGACGCGTGTCGGACGGGGGTGCACTGTCGTGCTCGAAGTCGGTCGGCGGGATTTCCTCAAATTAGCGGGCTTTGGCATCGGGACGGCCGGACTCACGGCGCTTGGTTTCGATAAGGCCAAAGCCGAAACGCTCAAGCAAAGCTTCCGCATCGAAGGGGCCACTGAGGCCCATTCCCTCTGCCCGTATTGCGCGGTGGGCTGCTCGCTCATCGCCTACACAAAGACCGGCGCCGACGGCAAGCGTCAGCTGCTCCAGATCGAAGGCGACCCGGACAGCCCGGTGAACGAGGGCCGGCTGTGTCCCAAAGGCGCCACCGCCATGCAATTGGCCGTGGCCGCCCGGCGCGTGGACACGCCCCAATACCGCGCCCCCGGCGCGACGGCATGGCAGGACATTTCGTGGGACGACCTGATGGACAAACTCGCGCACCGCGTCAAGGCAGCGCGCGACGCCACTTTCGTGGCGGTAGACAAAAAGGGCAACACGGTCAACCGCACCGACGGCCTCGCCTTCGCCGGCGGCGCGGCCTTCTCGAGCGAAGAGGGCTACTACGCCACCAAAATGATGCGCGGCCTCGGGGTCGTGCATCTGGAGCAGCAGGCCAGGGTCTGACACGGTCCCACGGTGGCCAGTTTGGCCGCCTGCTTCGGTCGAGGCGCCATGACCAACCATTGGCGCGACATCAAGAACACCGATCTCATCCTGATCAACGGCGCGAACCCGGCTGAGGCGCACCCGGTCGGCTTCCAGTGGTTCATACGCGCCAAACTGGATCGCGGTGCGAAGATCATCCACGCCGATCCGCGTTTCACCCGCACCTCCGCCCTCGCCGACATGTACGTGCGCATGCGCACGGGCACCGACGCCGCCTATTTCGGCGGGCTCATCAATTATGTGCTGAAGAACAAACTGTACCACGAAGACTACGTGCGCAACTACACCAACGCGTCCTTCCTCATCAATAAGGACTTCGCGTTCACCGACGGCTTGTTCAGCGGTTACGATCCGGACAAGCGCCAGTACAAGTTCGACACCTGGACGTACCAATTGGACGCGGACAAATTCGCCCTGCGCGACATGACGTTGCAAGACCCGCAGTGCGTGCTGCAGTTGATGGCCAAGCACTTCTCGCGCTACACGCCGGAGATGGTATCGAGCATCACGGGCATCACCGTGCCGCAGTTCTTGGAAGTCGCCAAACTCGTCGGCGAGATGGGCAAGCCCGACAAGGTCATGACGATCGTGTATGCCGTCGGCCTCACCCACCATACCACGGGCGGCCAGTTGATCCGGTCGGGCGCGGTCTTGCAATTGCTGCTGGGCAACATCGGACGGCCGGGCGGCGGCATGAACGCCGAGCGCGGTCACGCCAACATCCAGGGCAACACCGACCACGCGATCTCTTGGGAGATATTGCCCGGCTACCTCAAGATCCCGGCCCCGGGTCAGACCGACGTCGACGACTATGTGGATAAGAGCGCTTCCAAGAAATTGCATCCCAACGCTTGGAACTTCTTTGGGACCAACTACAAGAAGTTCATGGTGTCGCTGCTCAAGGCATGGTACGGCGATGCGGCGACCGCCAAGAACGGCTTCGCGTTTGATTGGATCCCGAAGCCGGATGGCAACGCGTCGTGGATGGTCATCCATGACAAGGCGTTCCAGGGCAAGATGCACGGGCTCATCTTGTCGGGCATGACGGCCTCGAGCATCGGGCCGGACTCCAACCGCGTCATGCAAGGCTTGGGCAAACTGAAATGGCTTGCCGTCATGGACGCGTTCCCGACCACGAGTTCGGAGTTCTGGCACGCGCCGGGGGCGGACCCTGCAGCGATTCAGACCGAAGTCTTCATGATCCCGACGACGCACTGGATCGAGAAGGACGGCTCGTTCGTCAATAGCGGGCGCTGGTCGCAGTGGAAAGACCAGGTCATCGAGCCGCAAGGCCAGGCGCGCCACGACCATTGGATCCTTGCCGAGCTGTTCGATCGCGTCAAGAAGCTCT
It encodes the following:
- a CDS encoding ABC transporter ATP-binding protein; protein product: MTNVGRAETPVIRVRDLVKVYQLGSEPVAALDGVSVDIASGEFVAVMGHSGSGKSTFMNLLGCLDSPTSGTYWFEGRDVSGLPPDALADIRSRHIGFVFQGFNLLSRTSALENVELPLLYSGARADERGERAAAALRAVGLENRFSHAPSELSGGQQQRVAIARALVNEPSVILADEPTGNLDSRSSQEILQIFRDLNHSKGITIVLVTHEADVAAWADRIIVFSDGKIIEDRQARSADIAS
- a CDS encoding ABC transporter permease, whose translation is MNFASLAIVAWQALHRNAMRSFLTMLGVIIGVAAVITSMAIGAGARAAVQQQLARIGSNLIIVESGSVTTGGVRLGAGQQQSLKAADADAIAQVIPEVSAVAPQSQTSGQAVAGNQNWYTSVIGSTPAWTTTSNWTMAQGRFFDQSDLNQTAKVAVLGQTVANNLFPNGHALGSIVIVKNVPFTVIGVLQSKGQSGFGRDQDDQIVVPLTSFQLRLTGNNWVSEIMISANSPDAVASIITSTQRLLRLRHRLASSQADDFQVRNISNIQQAATATAGIQSLLLAIVATVSLVVGGIGIMNIMLVSVTERTREIGIRMAVGAKQRDIMWQFLVEAVTLACAGGIIGILTGLAVSGLTSHFAGWSLLIPPMAIVLAFGFSALIGISFGFYPARRAALLNPIEALRHE
- the fdnG gene encoding formate dehydrogenase-N subunit alpha — translated: MASLAACFGRGAMTNHWRDIKNTDLILINGANPAEAHPVGFQWFIRAKLDRGAKIIHADPRFTRTSALADMYVRMRTGTDAAYFGGLINYVLKNKLYHEDYVRNYTNASFLINKDFAFTDGLFSGYDPDKRQYKFDTWTYQLDADKFALRDMTLQDPQCVLQLMAKHFSRYTPEMVSSITGITVPQFLEVAKLVGEMGKPDKVMTIVYAVGLTHHTTGGQLIRSGAVLQLLLGNIGRPGGGMNAERGHANIQGNTDHAISWEILPGYLKIPAPGQTDVDDYVDKSASKKLHPNAWNFFGTNYKKFMVSLLKAWYGDAATAKNGFAFDWIPKPDGNASWMVIHDKAFQGKMHGLILSGMTASSIGPDSNRVMQGLGKLKWLAVMDAFPTTSSEFWHAPGADPAAIQTEVFMIPTTHWIEKDGSFVNSGRWSQWKDQVIEPQGQARHDHWILAELFDRVKKLYQKEGGKFPDPIMALTHAYKDPLKPELDEIAREINGKDLTTGKQMATFAKLMDDGTTTAGDWIYVGSYTDKGNMMKRRKGVQDPAKNDPTGMGFYGEWAWSWPLNRRVLYNRASADMAGKPWDPKRPGIKWNGAKWVGDVPDYPPKMDPADPKAWLPFIMTGEGTGRLFSGSSLLDGPFPEHYEPMESPVLNPLHQKQSESPVAFIYKGTKKSFGKVDEFPYVATTYRLTEHEHYVTQNVPLLVGLQPEAFVEVPSELAKEKNIQNGDRVRVWSKRGKIETLAVVTPRLGPLMIAGKKVYQIGIPIHWGFVGIKTGDHWLANALTPFVGEATTRTPEFKAFLVNIARLG